From the Desulfofundulus luciae genome, the window GATTTGTCAAACCGCCGCAGGGTGACCCGTTCCCTTCAAGTGCAGGGAGGAAATTACTGCAAGTAGCATCAAGACCTGCTTATCCAAATAGACATGAGGAGACTTTTTATGGAAAACAGTACCAACCTTTTTCCGCAGCGTTTAAAAAACTTACGTAAGGCAAGAAATCTTTACCAAAAGGAATTGGCAGCTGCAATTGGGGTTAAACCGGGAACTGTTGCCGCTTGGGAAGCGGGACATAGAGTACCCGAGTTGGGCCTTGCAACAAAACTAGCAGATTTTTTCAATGTCTCGGTTGACTATTTATTAGGACGCACCAATGACCCCCGACCGATGGATAAAATCATTTCTCCGGAATCTGACGTCAGAACGGAACGATCCCTCAAAGACAAAATCTTCGACCCCACCTACACCCCCACGGAAGTGGACCTGGAAGAACTCCTGGA encodes:
- a CDS encoding helix-turn-helix domain-containing protein, whose product is MENSTNLFPQRLKNLRKARNLYQKELAAAIGVKPGTVAAWEAGHRVPELGLATKLADFFNVSVDYLLGRTNDPRPMDKIISPESDVRTERSLKDKIFDPTYTPTEVDLEELLEIANIRFMGERMAREDREKLLQIAKIIWEERRKIKERKGK